In Campylobacter massiliensis, the DNA window GGCGTTCGCGTGAGCCGCGTGCCCGTAAACGAAAACGGCCTACTAGATCCAAACGACCTAAGAAAGCTCATCGACGACAAAACCGCGCTCGTTAGCATCATGTGGGCAAATAACGAAACGGGCACCATTTTCCCAATAAAAGAGTGCGCGGCAATCGCTCATGAGCACGGCGCGCTGTTTCACACCGACGCGACGCAAACCGTCGGCAAGATCAAGATAAACGTGCGCGAGATGGGCATGGACTTTATGAGCTTTTCGGCGCATAAATTTCACGGACCAAAGGGCGTAGGCGGCCTATATATCAAGGATTCGCAAAAGCTAACGAGTCTGCTTCACGGCGGCGAGCATATGGGCGGCAGACGCAGCGGAACGCTCGATGTCGCGGGTATCGTCGGCATGGCGCAAGCGCTGGAAAACAGCAACAAACTAATCGAGTTTGAAAATCTGCACGTTAGACGCCTGCGCGACAAGCTCGAGGACGCACTGCTGCAGCTACCAGACGTCTCGGTCGTGGGAGAGCGCGCTCACAGGCTACCAAACACCATCCTAGCCGCCATCAAAGGCGTCGAGGGCGAGGCGATGCTGTGGGATCTAAATCAGGCCGGTATCGCTGCATCTACGGGCTCGGCGTGCGCGTCCGAGACTCTAGAGAGCAACCCGATAATGGAAGCCATCGGCGCTAGCAGCGATCTGGCACACACGGCGCTAAGGCTGTCGCTGTCGAGATTTAATACCGAAGAAGAGATCGACTACGCGATAGAGCATATCAAAAAGGCGGTGGTGAGGTTAAGGGGTATTTCAAGCACGTACGCCTATAGCCCTAACGGCAAGTAACGGCTCGTCTTTTTCCTTTATACGTCGTTAGAAATTTCGCCTGAGCTCGGTTACGTATTTCGTATACGCGCCCTCGCTCGGCTCATTTCCGCCTCGTCTAAAGAAAAAATACGGCTCCTTATCGTTTTACATTCAAATTTGAAGTTAAATTTAATTGAAATTTGAGCTTTAAAAGTCCAAATTTGAGTTAAATAAAAAGTGCAAGCTGAAGTATTTTGAGATGATTTTTGGGGTTGCGCAGGTAAAATTTAGCGTAGGCTGGACAGATAGTCCGCCGAGCTAAATTTTAGTAAGCTCCACAAAAAGCGCTCAAAAGACGAAGCGCAAAAAAAAGGAAATAAAATGGCAAAAAATAATCTAATAGGCGGCTCCATCTGGGACGAATACTCACAAAACGTCCAAGACCGCATGAATAACCCCAAATTTATGGGCGAGATAACGCAGGACGAGGCTAAAGCAAGGGGCGGCAAGCTCATCGTGGCGGATTTTGGTGCGGAGAGCTGCGGCGACGCTGTGAGGCTGTATTGGCTCGTGGACGAGAAAACCGACCGTATCATGGACGCTAAATTTAAGAGCTTTGGCTGCGGCACAGCGGTGGCGAGCTCCGATACGATGGCTGAGCTTTGCATCGGCAAGACCGTGGATGAAGCGGTCAAAATCACTAACATCGACGTGGAAAAAGCCATGCGCGACCCGCCTGACCCCCCAGCCGTCCCGCCGCAAAAGATGCACTGCTCGGTCATGGCCTACGACGTCATCAAGGCCGCCGCGGCGCAGTATAAGGGCGTGGATCCTGAGCATTTCGAGGACGAGATCATCGTGTGCGAGTGCGCGCGCGTGAGTCTAGGCACGATCAAAGAGGTCATCCGCCTAAACGACCTACACACGGTCGAGGAGATCACGCAATACACCAAAGCAGGCGCCTTTTGCAAGTCCTGCGTGCGACCGGGCGGACACGAAAAGCGCGAGTATTATCTCGTCGATATCCTCGCAGACACCAGAGCCGAGATGGAGCGGGAGAAAAAGCAAGCCCTCATCGACGCGCAGGCTGCGGGTAAATTTGACGACGTGAGCTTTGAAAATATGACCGTCGTGGGCCAGTTAAAGGCCATCGAGAGCGTCATAGATAGGGATATCCGCCCGATGCTGATGATGGACGGCGGCAATATGGAAATCCTCGATTTGCAAAAGGACGCCGAGGGCAAATTTGACGTCTATATCAGATATATGGGCGCTTGCAGCGGCTGCGCAAGCGGCGCGACGGGCACGCTATATGCGATCGAAAACGTATTGCAAGAAAACCTCAGTCCAAATATCCGCGTCCTGCCTATCTGATCTGTTTTGGACGGCAAATTTGACGCAGCTTAAGGCTCAAATTTGATTAAATTCGGGGCGGTTAATTTAGCCGCCCTGCTCTTTTTCACTCAAATTTACCCCAAAAACCACCTGCCCCTACTCCCCATTTACGAAATTAAATTTTTCTACTTCATTTATCAAAATACCTAAAATTCCGATAATCGTTAATGTATGAGTTTTTAGTGATAAAGTTAGAATTTTACATATTCGTTTTTTAAGTTTTATAAAAGTTTAAGTTGTTAATATTCATCCAGATTTTAATACGAAATCAAATTTAATCACAAAGGAAAACGCAATGTTTAGCGCAAGAAATCAACTGTCAGCTCAAATCACAGAGGTAAGAGAGGGGGCGGTAAACTCTCTAGTAGCAGCAAAGCTACAAGGCGGAGAGACAGTAAAAGCAACCGTAACCGTAGATAGCCAAAAGGCTTTAGATCTAGTAGCGGGTAAAAAGGTAGTTTATCTGTTTAAAGCTTCTTCTATCATAGTGGCTAAAGGCGATAACGGTCTAAAACTAAGCGCTACTAACCAACTAAAAGGTAAGGTAGTAAAAGTAGTAGAGGGTGCGGTAAATGCTGAAGTAGATATCGAGATAGCAGGCGGAGATAAGCTAAGCGCTATCATCACTAACGAGTCTGCTAAAAACCTAGCTCTAAAAGCTGGCGATGAAGTAACTGCTATAATCAAAGCTAGCCACATCATCATTGGTGCTTAATTCTTTAAGTAGCGAGCGTTTTAATTAATGCTCGCTATTTCAAATTTGATGCAAATTTTACTCAATCCACATTATTTCAGTTCTTCTAAAAATTTAACAACATAAAAACAAAATTCCAAAAAATTAAAACGATAAAAATTTGATTTAATAAATTAAAAGACAAATTTGAAGTATTGACAAGTTAGTGTTTGTTAAAAAAGAAAGGAGCGGGAAACCGCCCCTGGGTATTATAAAGCAGCCTTTGCTTTTGAAGCTAGCTCGCTGAAAGCTTTTGCGTCATTCATAGCTAGATCGGCTAAGATTTTTCTATCAAGCTCGATATTTGCTTTTTTAAGTCCCGCGATAAAGCGCGAATAGCTAATGTCGTTTAGGCGGCACGCAGCGTTGATGCGCACTATCCACAAGCGGCGGAAGTCGCGTTTCTTGCGGCGTCTGTCGCGGTAAGCATAGACCAAACTTCTTTCTAATTGCTCTTTAGCTTTTCTAAAGTGTTTGTGTCTAGCGCTGAAAAAACCTCTAGCTAGTTTTAAAACTTTTTTATGGCGTCTTCTTCTAACTACGCCTGTTTTTACTCTTGCCATATTTATCCTTTACAAATCGGCGCTCACTGAGTGAGTCTTGCCCCAAATTCGGGGGAGTTTGGAATGACTTTTCGTCAAAAACTTAAATTCCGAGCATCGCTTTGACGCTTGCGACGTTTGTGCTGTCTACGTATTGAGGCGAGCGTAAATCTCTCTTGCGGTTGCGAGATTTTTTAGTCAAAATGTGGCTTCTAAAAGCAGAGCCTCTTTTGATCTTGTTTTTGCCCACTTTAAAACGTTTAGCAGCGCCGCGAACTGTCTTCATCTTAGGCATACTAATCCTTTTAAAATTTCTTTTACGCCTTACGCGTAAGAGTGGGATTATACCCAAAATTCCTTTAAGAAATTTAAATTTGACGTGGCGCGCGTCAAAACGCAAAACAAATTTGCAATACAATCTTGAAAATAGCTTAAATTTTATATTTAATTAATATTTTTAGTCCTATAATTTCACTTAGATTTATTATCTCAAATCAAGGAGTAACGATGAAGATGAAGTTTCTCGCCTCTGCGGCGGTAATAAGCGCGATGTTTTGCGCAAACGCGCTAGCTTGCACGACTATTTTGGTTGGAGAGGGAGCCTCTGACGACGGCTCTATGTTGATAGCAAGGAGCGCCGATAGCAAGGCGATAAAGGCGCAGGTGTTTTTGATACATCCCAAAAAAACCAATCAAAAAGGCGTCCACAGCTCAAAGGCGCACGATGGGGCAAATGATTTTACCTATCCGCTGCCAAAAGAGGGCATGAGATACACGACGATAGCAAACTCCCACACCAAGCTTCACGGCGCGGTCGGCTACAATGACGCGGGCGTTGGCATCAGCGGTACCGAGACCATATATGCTAAAGACGAACTGCTAAAAATCGATCCGTATAACGAAGCAACCGGCATCACGGAGGACGATATCCCAGACGTCTTGCTGCCTCGTATGAAAAGCGCGGCCGAGGGCGTGAAGCTGCTCGGCGAGATCGTAGAAACTACGGGTGCGGGAGAGGGTTTTGGCGTAGTGTTCGTGGATAAAAACGAGCTTTGGTACTTTGAGACGGGCACGGGTCATCACTGGATGGCGGTTAAGCTACCAAAAGACGAGTATTTCGTCTCCGCAAACCAAGGTAGACTACAAAACTACAAAGAAAACGATCCAAA includes these proteins:
- the rpmI gene encoding 50S ribosomal protein L35 — translated: MPKMKTVRGAAKRFKVGKNKIKRGSAFRSHILTKKSRNRKRDLRSPQYVDSTNVASVKAMLGI
- the rplT gene encoding 50S ribosomal protein L20 — encoded protein: MARVKTGVVRRRRHKKVLKLARGFFSARHKHFRKAKEQLERSLVYAYRDRRRKKRDFRRLWIVRINAACRLNDISYSRFIAGLKKANIELDRKILADLAMNDAKAFSELASKAKAAL
- a CDS encoding NifS family cysteine desulfurase produces the protein MRVYLDNNATTMVDPEAFELMKPFFCEKYGNPNSLHRFGSETHPALRRAMDQLYAGINASDNDDIVVTGCATESNNWVAKGVFFDHILNKDKDHVIISAVEHPAISATFEFLKKYGVRVSRVPVNENGLLDPNDLRKLIDDKTALVSIMWANNETGTIFPIKECAAIAHEHGALFHTDATQTVGKIKINVREMGMDFMSFSAHKFHGPKGVGGLYIKDSQKLTSLLHGGEHMGGRRSGTLDVAGIVGMAQALENSNKLIEFENLHVRRLRDKLEDALLQLPDVSVVGERAHRLPNTILAAIKGVEGEAMLWDLNQAGIAASTGSACASETLESNPIMEAIGASSDLAHTALRLSLSRFNTEEEIDYAIEHIKKAVVRLRGISSTYAYSPNGK
- a CDS encoding iron-sulfur cluster assembly scaffold protein, with amino-acid sequence MAKNNLIGGSIWDEYSQNVQDRMNNPKFMGEITQDEAKARGGKLIVADFGAESCGDAVRLYWLVDEKTDRIMDAKFKSFGCGTAVASSDTMAELCIGKTVDEAVKITNIDVEKAMRDPPDPPAVPPQKMHCSVMAYDVIKAAAAQYKGVDPEHFEDEIIVCECARVSLGTIKEVIRLNDLHTVEEITQYTKAGAFCKSCVRPGGHEKREYYLVDILADTRAEMEREKKQALIDAQAAGKFDDVSFENMTVVGQLKAIESVIDRDIRPMLMMDGGNMEILDLQKDAEGKFDVYIRYMGACSGCASGATGTLYAIENVLQENLSPNIRVLPI
- a CDS encoding TOBE domain-containing protein, with amino-acid sequence MFSARNQLSAQITEVREGAVNSLVAAKLQGGETVKATVTVDSQKALDLVAGKKVVYLFKASSIIVAKGDNGLKLSATNQLKGKVVKVVEGAVNAEVDIEIAGGDKLSAIITNESAKNLALKAGDEVTAIIKASHIIIGA